A single window of Kitasatospora sp. HUAS MG31 DNA harbors:
- a CDS encoding globin family protein, which produces MIKSSFAVVEPHGSQVTAHFYRHLFEHNPQVRGLFAEHLDEQQDRLWAAVGALVTHLEDTETLVGILRDLGRRHAGYGAVPEHFPAVGASLLAALEHFAGDAWTPEAAESWTAVYGVVAGTMGEAMAEAVPSAPSA; this is translated from the coding sequence GTGATCAAGAGCAGTTTCGCCGTCGTGGAACCGCACGGTTCGCAGGTCACGGCGCACTTCTACCGCCATCTGTTCGAGCACAACCCGCAGGTCCGGGGCTTGTTCGCCGAACACCTGGACGAGCAGCAGGATCGCCTCTGGGCGGCCGTCGGCGCCCTGGTCACCCACCTGGAGGACACCGAGACCCTGGTCGGGATCCTGCGCGACCTCGGCCGCCGGCACGCCGGGTACGGCGCCGTGCCGGAGCACTTCCCGGCCGTCGGGGCGAGCCTGCTGGCCGCCCTGGAGCACTTCGCCGGCGACGCCTGGACGCCCGAGGCCGCCGAGTCCTGGACCGCCGTGTACGGCGTGGTGGCCGGGACGATGGGCGAGGCCATGGCGGAAGCCGTGCCGTCCGCGCCCTCGGCGTGA